A single genomic interval of Pan paniscus chromosome 18, NHGRI_mPanPan1-v2.0_pri, whole genome shotgun sequence harbors:
- the B3GNT9 gene encoding UDP-GlcNAc:betaGal beta-1,3-N-acetylglucosaminyltransferase 9 has product MRRRLRLRRDALLTLLLGASLGLLLYAQRDGSVPTTSAPRGRGRAAPRPTPGPRAFQLPDAGAAPPAYEGDTPAPPTPTGPFDFARYLRAKDQRRFPLLINQPHKCRGDGAPGGRPDLLIAVKSVTEDFERRQAVRQTWGAEGRVQGALVRRVFLLGVPRGAGSGGADEVGEGARTHWRALLRAESLTYADILLWAFDDTFFNLTLKEIHFLAWASAFCPDVRFVFKGDADVFVNVGNLLEFLAPRDPAQDLLAGDVIVQARPIRTRASKYYIPEAVYGLPAYPAYAGGGGFVLSGATLHRLAGACAQVELFPIDDVFLGMCLQRLRLTPEPHPAFRTFGIPQPSAAPHLSTFDPCFYRELVVVHGLSAADIWLMWRLLHGPHGPACAHPQPVAAGPFQWDS; this is encoded by the coding sequence ATGAGGAGGAGGCTGCGCCTACGCAGGGACGCATTGCTCACGCTGCTCCTTGGCGCCTCCCTGGGCCTCCTACTCTATGCGCAGCGCGACGGCTCGGTCCCGACGACGAGCGCGCCGCGAGGGCGAGGGAGGGCGGCACCGAGGCCCACCCCCGGACCCCGCGCGTTCCAGTTACCCGACGCGGGTGCAGCCCCGCCGGCCTACGAAGGGGACACACCGGCGCCGCCCACGCCTACGGGACCCTTTGACTTCGCCCGCTATTTGCGCGCCAAGGACCAGCGGCGGTTTCCACTGCTCATTAACCAGCCGCACAAGTGCCGCGGCGACGGCGCACCCGGTGGCCGCCCGGACCTGCTTATTGCTGTCAAGTCAGTGACAGAGGACTTCGAGCGGCGCCAAGCCGTGCGCCAGACGTGGGGCGCGGAGGGTCGCGTGCAGGGGGCGCTGGTGCGCCGCGTGTTCTTGCTGGGCGTGCCCAGGGGCGCAGGCTCGGGCGGGGCCGACGAAGTTGGGGAGGGCGCGCGAACCCACTGGCGCGCCCTGCTGCGGGCCGAGAGCCTTACGTATGCGGACATCCTGCTCTGGGCCTTCGACGACACCTTTTTTAACCTAACGCTCAAGGAGATCCACTTTCTAGCCTGGGCCTCAGCTTTCTGCCCCGACGTGCGCTTCGTTTTTAAGGGCGACGCAGATGTGTTCGTGAACGTGGGAAATCTCCTGGAGTTCCTGGCGCCGCGGGATCCGGCGCAAGACCTGCTTGCTGGTGACGTAATTGTGCAGGCGCGGCCCATCCGCACGCGGGCTAGCAAGTACTACATCCCCGAGGCCGTGTACGGCCTGCCCGCCTATCCGGCGTACGCGGGCGGCGGTGGCTTTGTGCTTTCCGGGGCCACGCTGCACCGCCTGGCTGGCGCCTGTGCGCAGGTCGAGCTCTTCCCCATCGACGACGTCTTTCTGGGCATGTGTCTGCAGCGCCTGCGGCTCACGCCCGAGCCTCACCCTGCCTTCCGCACCTTTGGCATCCCCCAGCCTTCAGCCGCGCCGCATTTGAGCACCTTCGACCCCTGCTTTTACCGTGAGCTGGTTGTAGTGCACGGGCTCTCGGCCGCTGACATCTGGCTTATGTGGCGCCTGCTGCACGGGCCGCATGGGCCAGCCTGTGCGCATCCACAGCCTGTCGCTGCAGGCCCCTTCCAATGGGACTCCTAG
- the TRADD gene encoding tumor necrosis factor receptor type 1-associated DEATH domain protein isoform X3: protein MLKIHRSDPQLIVQLRFCGRQPCGRFLRAYREGALRAALQRSLAAALAQHSVPLQLELRAGAERLDALLADEERCLSCILAQQPDRLRDEELAELEDALRNLKCGSGARGGDGEVASAPLQPPVPSLSEVKPPPPPPPAQTFLFQGQPVVNRPLSLKDQQTFARSVGLKWRKVGRSLQRGCRALRDPALDSLAYEYEREGLYEQAFQLLRRFVQAEGRRATLQRLVEALEENELTSLAEDLLGLTDPNGGLA from the exons ATGCTGAAGATCCACCGCAGCGACCCGCAGCTGATCGTGCAGCTGCGATTCTGCGGGCGGCAGCCCTGTGGCCGCTTTCTCCGCGCCTACCGCGAGGGGGCGCTGCGCGCCGCGCTGCAGAGGAGCCTGGCGGCCGCGCTCGCCCAGCACTCGGTGCCGCTGCAACTGGAGCTGCGCGCCGGCGCCGAGCGGCTGGACGCTTTGCTGGCGGACGAGGAGCGCTGTTTGAGTTGCATCCTAGCCCAGCAG CCCGACCGGCTCCGGGATGAAGAACTGGCTGAGCTGGAGGATGCGCTGCGAAATCTGAAGTGCGGCTCGGGGGCCCGGGGTGGCGACGGGGAGGTCGCTTCGGCCCCCTTGCAGCCCCCGGTGCCCTCTCTGTCGGAGGTgaagccgccgccgccgccgccacctgcCCAGACTTTTCTGTTCCAGGGTCAGCCTGTAG TGAATCGGCCGCTGAGCCTGAAGGACCAACAGACGTTCGCGCGCTCTGTGGGCCTCAAATGGCGCAAGGTGGGGCGTTCACTGCAGCGAGGCTGCCGGGCGCTGCGGGACCCGGCGCTGGACTCGCTGGCCTACGAGTACGAGCGCGAGGGACTGTACGAGCAGGCCTTCCAGCTGCTGCGGCGCTTCGTGCAGGCCGAGGGCCGCCGCGCCACGCTGCAGCGCCTGGTGGAGGCACTCGAGGAGAACGAGCTCACCAGCCTGGCAGAGGACTTGCTGGGCCTGACCGATCCCAATGGCGGCCTGGCCTAG
- the FBXL8 gene encoding F-box/LRR-repeat protein 8 has translation MAEPGEGLPEEVLALIFRHLSLRDRAAAARVCRAWAAAATCSAVWHDTKISCECELEGMLPPYLSACLDHVHNLRLEFEPSRKPSRRAAIELLMVLAGRAPGLRGLRLECRGEKPLFYAGRDVLEAVHAVCGAASQLRHLDLRRLPFTLDDALVLQAARSCPELHSLFLDNSTLVGSVGPGSVLELLEACPRLRALGLHLASLSHAILEALAAPDRAPFALLALRCACPEDARASPLPNEAWVALRRRHPGLAVELELEPALPAESVTRVLQPAVPVAALRLNLSGDTVGPVRFAAHHYAATLCALEVRAAASAELNAALEELAARCAALREVHCFCVVSHSVLDAFRAHCPRLRTYTLKLTREPHPWRPTLVA, from the exons ATGGCCGAGCCTGGAGAGGGACTGCCAGAGGAGGTGCTGGCACTCATCTTCCGCCACCTGTCCCTGAGAGACCGTGCTGCCGCCGCCAGGGTCTGCAGGGCCTGGGCCGCCGCTGCTACCTGCAGCGCCGTGTGGCACGacacaaaaatcag TTGCGAATGTGAGCTGGAAGGCATGCTGCCACCTTATCTGTCCGCCTGCCTCGACCACGTTCACAACCTACGGCTGGAATTTGAGCCATCGAGGAAGCCGAGCCGCCGGGCGGCCATCGAGCTGCTGATGGTTCTGGCGGGCCGTGCCCCGGGGCTGCGAGGCCTGCGCCTGGAGTGCCGCGGAGAAAAACCGCTCTTCTACGCGGGCCGCGACGTCCTGGAGGCTGTGCACGCTGTATGCGGGGCGGCCAGCCAGCTACGCCACCTCGACCTGCGGCGCTTGCCCTTCACACTGGACGACGCGCTGGTGCTGCAGGCGGCGCGCAGCTGTCCCGAGCTCCACAGCCTTTTTCTGGACAACAGTACCCTAGTGGGCAGCGTGGGTCCCGGCTCAGTGCTCGAGCTACTGGAGGCCTGCCCGCGCCTGCGCGCTCTCGGCCTGCACCTAGCCAGTTTGTCGCACGCCATCCTCGAAGCACTGGCGGCGCCAGACCGAGCGCCTTTCGCGCTCTTGGCTCTGCGGTGCGCGTGCCCCGAAGATGCACGCGCGTCCCCGCTGCCCAACGAAGCCTGGGTCGCGTTGCGCCGCCGCCACCCTGGGCTGGcagtggagctggagctggagcccgCGCTGCCCGCTGAGAGCGTGACGCGCGTCCTGCAGCCAGCCGTCCCCGTGGCTGCGCTgcgcctcaacctctcaggcgaCACCGTAGGCCCAGTGCGCTTCGCAGCGCACCACTACGCCGCAACCCTGTGCGCGCTCGAGGTGCGCGCAGCCGCTTCGGCCGAGCTGAACGCCGCGCTGGAGGAGCTGGCGGCGCGCTGCGCGGCCCTGCGCGAGGTGCATTGCTTCTGCGTGGTGAGCCACTCGGTGCTGGACGCCTTCCGCGCGCACTGCCCGCGCCTGCGCACCTATACCCTCAAGCTCACGCGCGAGCCGCATCCCTGGAGGCCTACGCTCGTGGCGTGA
- the TRADD gene encoding tumor necrosis factor receptor type 1-associated DEATH domain protein isoform X1 — translation MAAGQNGHEEWVGSAYLFVESSLDKVVLSDAYAHPQQKVAVYRALQAALAESGGSPDVLQMLKIHRSDPQLIVQLRFCGRQPCGRFLRAYREGALRAALQRSLAAALAQHSVPLQLELRAGAERLDALLADEERCLSCILAQQPDRLRDEELAELEDALRNLKCGSGARGGDGEVASAPLQPPVPSLSEVKPPPPPPPAQTFLFQGQPVVNRPLSLKDQQTFARSVGLKWRKVGRSLQRGCRALRDPALDSLAYEYEREGLYEQAFQLLRRFVQAEGRRATLQRLVEALEENELTSLAEDLLGLTDPNGGLA, via the exons ATGGCAGCTGGGCAAAATGGGCACGAAGAGTGGGTGGGCAGCGCATACCTGTTTGTGGAGTCCTCGCTGGACAAGGTGGTCCTGTCGGATGCCTACGCGCACCCCCAGCAGAAGGTGGCAGTGTACAGGGCTCTGCAGGCTGCCTTGGCAG AGAGCGGCGGGAGCCCGGACGTGCTGCAGATGCTGAAGATCCACCGCAGCGACCCGCAGCTGATCGTGCAGCTGCGATTCTGCGGGCGGCAGCCCTGTGGCCGCTTTCTCCGCGCCTACCGCGAGGGGGCGCTGCGCGCCGCGCTGCAGAGGAGCCTGGCGGCCGCGCTCGCCCAGCACTCGGTGCCGCTGCAACTGGAGCTGCGCGCCGGCGCCGAGCGGCTGGACGCTTTGCTGGCGGACGAGGAGCGCTGTTTGAGTTGCATCCTAGCCCAGCAG CCCGACCGGCTCCGGGATGAAGAACTGGCTGAGCTGGAGGATGCGCTGCGAAATCTGAAGTGCGGCTCGGGGGCCCGGGGTGGCGACGGGGAGGTCGCTTCGGCCCCCTTGCAGCCCCCGGTGCCCTCTCTGTCGGAGGTgaagccgccgccgccgccgccacctgcCCAGACTTTTCTGTTCCAGGGTCAGCCTGTAG TGAATCGGCCGCTGAGCCTGAAGGACCAACAGACGTTCGCGCGCTCTGTGGGCCTCAAATGGCGCAAGGTGGGGCGTTCACTGCAGCGAGGCTGCCGGGCGCTGCGGGACCCGGCGCTGGACTCGCTGGCCTACGAGTACGAGCGCGAGGGACTGTACGAGCAGGCCTTCCAGCTGCTGCGGCGCTTCGTGCAGGCCGAGGGCCGCCGCGCCACGCTGCAGCGCCTGGTGGAGGCACTCGAGGAGAACGAGCTCACCAGCCTGGCAGAGGACTTGCTGGGCCTGACCGATCCCAATGGCGGCCTGGCCTAG
- the TRADD gene encoding tumor necrosis factor receptor type 1-associated DEATH domain protein isoform X2 has translation MGFARGRGLAAEDSRREAATGSPRGGTRGRTGRLGLGHRPGASAHTRKRRSRAEPGGRGNPGPAEAARERREPGRAADAEDPPQRPAADRAAAILRAAALWPLSPRLPRGGAARRAAEEPGGRARPALGAAATGAARRRRAAGRFAGGRGALFELHPSPAVNRPLSLKDQQTFARSVGLKWRKVGRSLQRGCRALRDPALDSLAYEYEREGLYEQAFQLLRRFVQAEGRRATLQRLVEALEENELTSLAEDLLGLTDPNGGLA, from the exons ATGGGCTTTGCCCGGGGCAGGGGACTGGCAGCAGAGGACAGCAGACGGGAAGCAGCCACCGGGAGCCCGCGGGGCGGGACGCGCGGGCGGACGGGGCGGCTCGGGCTAGGGCACCGCCCCGGCGCCTCCGCGCACACCCGGAAGCGGCGGAGTAGAGCGGAGCCTGGCGGGCGTGGGAACCCAGGCCCCGCCGAGGCGGCCAG AGAGCGGCGGGAGCCCGGACGTGCTGCAGATGCTGAAGATCCACCGCAGCGACCCGCAGCTGATCGTGCAGCTGCGATTCTGCGGGCGGCAGCCCTGTGGCCGCTTTCTCCGCGCCTACCGCGAGGGGGCGCTGCGCGCCGCGCTGCAGAGGAGCCTGGCGGCCGCGCTCGCCCAGCACTCGGTGCCGCTGCAACTGGAGCTGCGCGCCGGCGCCGAGCGGCTGGACGCTTTGCTGGCGGACGAGGAGCGCTGTTTGAGTTGCATCCTAGCCCAGCAG TGAATCGGCCGCTGAGCCTGAAGGACCAACAGACGTTCGCGCGCTCTGTGGGCCTCAAATGGCGCAAGGTGGGGCGTTCACTGCAGCGAGGCTGCCGGGCGCTGCGGGACCCGGCGCTGGACTCGCTGGCCTACGAGTACGAGCGCGAGGGACTGTACGAGCAGGCCTTCCAGCTGCTGCGGCGCTTCGTGCAGGCCGAGGGCCGCCGCGCCACGCTGCAGCGCCTGGTGGAGGCACTCGAGGAGAACGAGCTCACCAGCCTGGCAGAGGACTTGCTGGGCCTGACCGATCCCAATGGCGGCCTGGCCTAG